A portion of the Haemorhous mexicanus isolate bHaeMex1 chromosome 3, bHaeMex1.pri, whole genome shotgun sequence genome contains these proteins:
- the SELENOI gene encoding ethanolaminephosphotransferase 1 — MEYVSPEQLAGFSKYKYSAVDSNPLSLYVMHPFWNTIVKIFPTWLAPNLITFSGFLLLVFNFFLMAYFDPDFYASAPDHQHVPNGVWIVVGLLNFMAYTLDGVDGKQARRTNSSTPLGELFDHGLDSWACVYFVVTVYSTFGRGSTGVSVFVLYLLLWVVLFSFILSHWEKYNTGILFLPWGYDVSQVTISIVYIVTAFVGVEAWYAPFLFNFLYRDLFTAMIIACALTVTLPMSLYNFYKAYKNNTLKHHSVYEILLPLVSPVLLFLLCTTWIFLSPTDILEVQPRLFYFMVGTAFANISCQLIVCQMSSTRCQPLNWMLLPIAAVLLLVVSGLAPGSETLLLYLLTAFLTLAHIHYGVVVVSQLSRHFNIRPFSLRKPTPD, encoded by the exons ATGGAGTACGTGAGCCCCGAGCAGCTCGCCGGCTTCAGCAAGTACAAG tACAGCGCCGTGGACAGCAACCCCCTGTCCCTGTATGTCATGCATCCCTTCTGGAACACCATCGTCAAG ATCTTCCCTACCTGGCTGGCCCCAAATTTGATAACGTTTTCTGGCTTCCTGCTGCTTGTCTTCAACTTCTTCCTCATGGCATACTTCGACCCTGACTTTTATGCTTCTG ctcctgatcACCAGCACGTTCCAAATGGCGTGTGGATCGTGGTGGGGCTCCTCAACTTCATGGCCTACACGTTAG ATGGTGTTGATGGGAAGCAGGCACGCCGGACCAACTCCAGCACCCCCCTGGGAGAGCTCTTTGACCACGGCCTGGACAGCTGGGCCTGTGTGTACTTTGTGGTCACCGTGTACTCCACCTTCGGCCGGGGCTCCACCGGCGTCAGCGTCTTCGTGCTCTACCTCCTGCTGTGGGTGGTCTTGTTTTCCTTCATCCTCTCCCACTGGGAGAAGTATAACACAGGGATTCTCTTCCTGCCCTGGGGATATGACGTCAGCCAGGTG ACCATTTCAATTGTCTACATAGTGACAGCCTTTGTGGGAGTTGAGGCCTGGTATGCACCTTTCCTGTTTAATTTCTTATATAGAGACCTATTCACTGCAATGATTATTG cctgtGCCCTCACTGTGACCCTGCCCATGAGCCTGTACAACTTCTACAA GGCCTATAAGAATAACACCTTGAAGCACCACTCTGTGTATGAAATCCTGCTGCCCCTGGTGTCCCCGGTgttgctgttcctgctctgcacCACCTGGATCTTCCTGTCCCCCACTGACATCCTGGAGGTCCAGCCCAGGCTCTTCTATTTCATGGTTGGAACAGCCTTTGCCAACATCTCT tgccagcTGATCGTGTGCCAGATGAGCAGCACACGATGCCAGCCCCTCAACTGGATGCTGCTGCCCATCGCGGCCGTGCTGCTCCTGGTGGTGtctgggctggctccaggcAGTGAAACGCTCCTGCTGTACCTGCTGACAGCCTTCCTCACCCTGGCACACATCCACTACGGAGTGGTCGTG GTGAGCCAGCTGAGCAGGCACTTCAACATCCGGCCCTTCTCCCTACGGAAGCCCACTCCGGACTga